A genomic window from Cucumis melo cultivar AY chromosome 8, USDA_Cmelo_AY_1.0, whole genome shotgun sequence includes:
- the LOC103495874 gene encoding NADH--cytochrome b5 reductase 1 isoform X2 has product MDFLQSLDPQILLGLAVAVLALAVGALYVLSSSKKSKSRGCLDPEIFKEFKLIKRLQLSHNVAKFTFTLPNPTSVLGLPIGQHISCRGKDGQGEEVIKPYTPITLDSDVGYFELVIKMYPQGRMSHHFRQMRVGDFLAVKGPKGRFRYQPGQVRAFGMLAGGSGITPMYQVARAILENPNDKTKVHLIYANVTYEDILLKELDLLAKRYPDSFKLYYVLNQPPEVWDGGVGFVSKEMIQTHCPAPASDIQILRCGPPPMNKAMAAHLEELGYAPEMLFMF; this is encoded by the exons ATGGACTTCTTACAGTCTTTGGATCCTCAAATCCTTCTGGGTCTCGCTGTGGCTGTTTTAGCCCTTGCCGTTGGTGCTCTCTATGTATTATCCTCCTCCAAAAAAAGCAAATCTAGAG GTTGCTTGGATCCAGAGATTTTCAAGGAGTTTAAACTTATCAAGCGTCTGCAACTGAGCCATAATGTGGCGAAATTTACATTTACACTCCCTAATCCTACTTCAGTTCTGGGTCTTCCTATTGGACAACATATAAGTTGCAG GGGAAAGGATGGCCAAGGTGAAGAAGTTATCAAACCATACACGCCTATTACTTTGGATTCTGATGTTGGATATTTTGAATTGGTCATAAAG ATGTATCCCCAAGGAAGGATGTCACACCATTTCCGACAGATGCGTGTAGGAGATTTTCTTGCTGTAAAGGGTCCCAAG GGACGTTTCAGATATCAACCTGGCCAGGTCAGAGCATTTGGTATGCTTGCTGGAGGCTCGGGCATTACTCCTATGTATCAA GTTGCTCGGGCGATTTTAGAAAATCCAAACGACAAGACAAAGGTACATCTCATTTATGCCAACGTCACCTATGAGGACATTCTCTTAAAG GAGTTGGACCTTCTTGCCAAAAGGTACCCAGATAGCTTCAAGCTCTATTATGTCTTAAACCAG CCTCCTGAAGTGTGGGATGGCGGCGTTGGATTCGTATCGAAGGAGATGATTCAAACCCACTGCCCTGCTCCTGCTTCTGATATTCAG ATTTTAAGATGTGGGCCACCACCAATGAACAAGGCCATGGCTGCTCATCTTGAAGAACTTGGATATGCACCTGAGATGCTGTTCATGTTCTGA
- the LOC103495874 gene encoding NADH--cytochrome b5 reductase 1 isoform X1 produces MDFLQSLDPQILLGLAVAVLALAVGALYVLSSSKKSKSRGCLDPEIFKEFKLIKRLQLSHNVAKFTFTLPNPTSVLGLPIGQHISCRGKDGQGEEVIKPYTPITLDSDVGYFELVIKMYPQGRMSHHFRQMRVGDFLAVKGPKGRFRYQPGQVRAFGMLAGGSGITPMYQVARAILENPNDKTKVHLIYANVTYEDILLKEELDLLAKRYPDSFKLYYVLNQPPEVWDGGVGFVSKEMIQTHCPAPASDIQILRCGPPPMNKAMAAHLEELGYAPEMLFMF; encoded by the exons ATGGACTTCTTACAGTCTTTGGATCCTCAAATCCTTCTGGGTCTCGCTGTGGCTGTTTTAGCCCTTGCCGTTGGTGCTCTCTATGTATTATCCTCCTCCAAAAAAAGCAAATCTAGAG GTTGCTTGGATCCAGAGATTTTCAAGGAGTTTAAACTTATCAAGCGTCTGCAACTGAGCCATAATGTGGCGAAATTTACATTTACACTCCCTAATCCTACTTCAGTTCTGGGTCTTCCTATTGGACAACATATAAGTTGCAG GGGAAAGGATGGCCAAGGTGAAGAAGTTATCAAACCATACACGCCTATTACTTTGGATTCTGATGTTGGATATTTTGAATTGGTCATAAAG ATGTATCCCCAAGGAAGGATGTCACACCATTTCCGACAGATGCGTGTAGGAGATTTTCTTGCTGTAAAGGGTCCCAAG GGACGTTTCAGATATCAACCTGGCCAGGTCAGAGCATTTGGTATGCTTGCTGGAGGCTCGGGCATTACTCCTATGTATCAA GTTGCTCGGGCGATTTTAGAAAATCCAAACGACAAGACAAAGGTACATCTCATTTATGCCAACGTCACCTATGAGGACATTCTCTTAAAG GAGGAGTTGGACCTTCTTGCCAAAAGGTACCCAGATAGCTTCAAGCTCTATTATGTCTTAAACCAG CCTCCTGAAGTGTGGGATGGCGGCGTTGGATTCGTATCGAAGGAGATGATTCAAACCCACTGCCCTGCTCCTGCTTCTGATATTCAG ATTTTAAGATGTGGGCCACCACCAATGAACAAGGCCATGGCTGCTCATCTTGAAGAACTTGGATATGCACCTGAGATGCTGTTCATGTTCTGA